From the genome of Haloplanus natans DSM 17983:
GACGATCCGAACCTACTCGGACCGGTCGAACGCGCAGTCGGTCGTTCGGTCGTACGAGCCGGGGACGACGGTTCGGGCGTACGTGCGGCCATCGGAGCCGAGCAACGCGTTCCTGATCAGGGAGCGGACCTTATGGCCGGCGCGAGCGGTTGCCATCGGGGGCGTCCTGCTGTGTATCGTCGTACTCGCCGGACTGGGATCGAAGCATCCGGGGCAGCACGAACTCCGTCCGGAGCGCGAGGTGCGGTCGCCGCCGTCCCGAACGTGGGTCGAACGCAACGACGAAAGGCTCCGTCGGCTGTCGAAACGGTCACTCGCTGTCTGCTTCGTGGCGTTCTGGCTCTCGATGGTCGGGTTGGCGTTCGGCATCCTGAGCCTGAGCGAGGGGTCGGCACGGTCGGTTGAGGCCGACCTGCTCGGACCGGTCGGCCTCCCGCTGCTCGCGGCGGCCGCCTTCTGGATCGGCATGATACTCTCGCTGTGCCTGTACGGTCTCCAGTCGTTCAGTCGGTACCGACGGCTCCGGCGACGGCTCTCCGAGCCGAAACCGCCGAGTCCGTTCAGACATCCGAGTCGGCTCGTCACGATACTCGGGACGGAGGGCAACGAGTTGCCCGAGTACGGACGGCGTGTCCGAGTGACTGGGTG
Proteins encoded in this window:
- a CDS encoding DUF3592 domain-containing protein codes for the protein MELPVGITTLHLSRKSVYLLVLAVALIGAGGYSYAQQGQAVDDAVPVQATVDNARVERLDAGRGIDYEPEIEYTYEYQGETYTSEQVFPGPTIRTYSDRSNAQSVVRSYEPGTTVRAYVRPSEPSNAFLIRERTLWPARAVAIGGVLLCIVVLAGLGSKHPGQHELRPEREVRSPPSRTWVERNDERLRRLSKRSLAVCFVAFWLSMVGLAFGILSLSEGSARSVEADLLGPVGLPLLAAAAFWIGMILSLCLYGLQSFSRYRRLRRRLSEPKPPSPFRHPSRLVTILGTEGNELPEYGRRVRVTGWAFLIATGMTAVLVQLLYTAS